TCCAATATCATCTAGCATTAATACCGGTACATATTTCACCGCATCAATTTTCTCGCTAATTGTATTGTTCTGTAATGAGCTTTTTATTTCGCGTAAAAATTCCGGTAAATAGACAATCATCGAGCTTATCTTTCGCTGCGCTAATTCGTTTGCAATTGCTCCTAAAATAAATGTTTTCCCTACACCAAATGGCCCATAGAAATATAGTGCTTGCACCTTTTTCCCTGGTTCATATGCATTTAAAAATTCATTGGCAGCACGTATCGCTTCAAAACGATCTCCATCTGATAAATCAAGCGAAGACATAGAAGCTTGCAATATATCCTTTGGCATATATACACTTTGAATTAACTTTTCTTGTTTCTTTCTCTCATCGTAAGCCACTTGTCGAACGCAGCGATCATATTGAATGTCTATCATTTTACCTTGAATAATTAATTTCGGTTCATATCCTTGAATGATATTTTTACACGATTCTAAGTTCGGACAATCCGCACACCCAACACTTTGGCCAATGTATTCA
The window above is part of the Bacillus cytotoxicus NVH 391-98 genome. Proteins encoded here:
- the dnaI gene encoding primosomal protein DnaI translates to MEHIQNSFAKLMQNENFKNRYEILKAEVMEHPRVKAFIEEHKDEVTTSMIERSLVKLYEYIGQSVGCADCPNLESCKNIIQGYEPKLIIQGKMIDIQYDRCVRQVAYDERKKQEKLIQSVYMPKDILQASMSSLDLSDGDRFEAIRAANEFLNAYEPGKKVQALYFYGPFGVGKTFILGAIANELAQRKISSMIVYLPEFLREIKSSLQNNTISEKIDAVKYVPVLMLDDIGAEAMSSFVRDDVLGAILQFRMLENLPTFFTSNFDFKQLEHHLTYTQRGEAEEMKAARIMERIKYLAKPVAIGGKNRRHM